From Pseudomonadota bacterium, one genomic window encodes:
- a CDS encoding site-specific integrase, translating into MGVTVRQKQSGKDKPWWVFINYQGRRKAKCVGDKKAADRVASVIREKLKKNEFSIIDEEKKAPCFKDYAKEWQMSYSKAFCKESTGDGYTVIINKHLIPFFSSTPINQIKRQDVRRLIALKFSEGLAAGTIRNIRLCLSSILSTAVEDEVIQMNPAIQLGRKLKKFLQAKKRSSNVDFLTREEMHLFLESVKKHCPEYYAFLLCAARTGMRAGELIGLKPGDIDFNGMFIEVKRGIVRGKVTTTKSDKSRRVDMSQQLAETLRIHLLETKKTMLKKGWKEPPEWLFYNEQRNFLEINNVRKRYFHKCLEKAGLRRIRFHDLRHSFASLLISQGESLAYVRDQLGHSSIQITVDTYGHLVPGSNRQAVDKLDDMQPTATQAQPDGFKAEKKVLSITLST; encoded by the coding sequence ATGGGTGTGACTGTGCGCCAGAAGCAATCAGGTAAAGATAAGCCTTGGTGGGTTTTTATCAATTATCAGGGTAGGCGTAAAGCAAAATGTGTAGGAGACAAGAAAGCGGCAGACCGGGTAGCCTCCGTGATCCGCGAGAAACTGAAGAAGAATGAATTCTCTATTATTGATGAAGAAAAGAAGGCCCCCTGCTTCAAAGATTATGCAAAGGAATGGCAGATGAGTTACTCTAAGGCATTCTGTAAGGAATCTACTGGTGACGGGTACACTGTGATCATTAACAAGCACCTTATTCCCTTTTTTTCAAGCACGCCGATTAACCAGATCAAACGGCAGGATGTGAGACGGCTGATTGCATTAAAATTCTCTGAGGGGCTTGCGGCAGGCACAATTCGTAACATTCGTTTGTGCCTGTCAAGTATTCTTTCAACTGCTGTTGAAGATGAGGTTATTCAGATGAACCCGGCAATTCAACTCGGTAGAAAACTCAAAAAGTTTCTCCAGGCAAAAAAGCGGAGTTCGAACGTAGATTTCCTGACAAGGGAAGAAATGCACCTGTTCCTTGAGAGCGTCAAAAAGCATTGTCCGGAATACTATGCCTTCTTACTCTGTGCCGCAAGAACAGGCATGAGGGCAGGGGAATTGATAGGGCTTAAGCCAGGGGATATTGACTTCAATGGTATGTTTATCGAGGTCAAAAGGGGCATAGTTCGAGGTAAAGTGACGACGACAAAAAGTGACAAGTCCCGGCGGGTCGATATGTCACAGCAACTTGCAGAGACCTTAAGAATACACTTGCTGGAGACAAAAAAGACGATGCTTAAGAAAGGATGGAAAGAGCCGCCGGAGTGGTTGTTTTATAACGAGCAGCGGAACTTTCTTGAGATCAACAATGTGAGGAAGAGGTATTTTCATAAGTGTCTCGAAAAAGCAGGTCTCCGGCGGATAAGGTTTCACGATCTTCGCCATAGTTTTGCGTCTCTTCTCATTTCTCAGGGAGAATCGCTTGCCTATGTGCGGGATCAGCTTGGCCACAGTTCAATACAAATTACAGTTGATACGTACGGTCATCTTGTTCCAGGATCGAACCGTCAGGCCGTCGATAAACTCGATGATATGCAACCAACTGCAACCCAGGCGCAACCTGATGGATTTAAGGCAGAAAAAAAGGTACTTAGTATTACGCTAAGTACCTGA